Proteins co-encoded in one Paracrocinitomix mangrovi genomic window:
- the hisC gene encoding histidinol-phosphate transaminase yields the protein MNISDLLRPNILKMKAYSSARDEYAGKAMIQLDANENPFAGEFARYPDPYQNELKAKIAEAKGMSANKIVLGNGSDELIDLVFRAFCIPGKDNVIGMSPSYGMYKVCAELNDVEYREVLLNSDFQLDLTSMMNAIDENTKVIFLCTPNNPSGNVLDIEDVGRLLREFNGIVVMDEAYIDFSTNPSYINTLDENPQIIVLQTLSKFYGLAGLRLGIAYCSEELVAVFNKIKPPYNVNEASQKLAIKNLATIDFSNYKRSFFELKEMLLEALQGSSEVVKVFPSEANFFLVKFKDAHFIYNYLIENGVVVRNRSNQPLCDNCLRITVGNKDEITALINVFDRYEKSIIYR from the coding sequence ATGAATATCTCAGATTTATTAAGACCCAATATTCTAAAGATGAAAGCGTATTCTTCTGCGCGAGATGAGTATGCTGGAAAAGCAATGATTCAATTGGATGCAAACGAAAATCCATTTGCAGGTGAATTTGCAAGATATCCTGACCCTTATCAAAATGAGTTGAAAGCTAAAATAGCTGAAGCTAAAGGGATGAGCGCCAATAAAATTGTTTTGGGGAATGGTTCTGATGAGCTGATAGATCTTGTATTCAGAGCATTCTGTATTCCCGGTAAAGACAATGTGATTGGTATGTCGCCATCATATGGCATGTACAAGGTTTGTGCTGAGTTGAATGATGTTGAGTACAGGGAAGTGTTGTTGAATTCGGATTTTCAGTTGGACTTAACGTCAATGATGAATGCTATTGATGAAAACACCAAAGTGATATTCCTTTGTACACCTAATAATCCAAGTGGAAATGTTTTAGATATTGAGGATGTAGGGCGCTTATTGAGGGAATTTAATGGCATAGTGGTGATGGATGAAGCTTATATCGATTTTTCAACCAACCCGTCTTACATTAATACTTTAGATGAGAATCCTCAAATAATTGTATTACAGACTTTATCAAAGTTTTATGGCTTGGCAGGTTTGAGACTGGGAATTGCTTATTGTAGTGAAGAATTGGTTGCAGTATTTAATAAAATTAAACCACCTTATAATGTAAATGAAGCTTCTCAAAAATTAGCAATTAAAAATCTGGCAACTATTGATTTTTCCAACTATAAAAGATCATTTTTTGAATTAAAAGAGATGCTTCTTGAAGCTTTGCAAGGTAGTTCAGAGGTTGTTAAAGTATTTCCTTCAGAAGCCAACTTTTTCCTGGTGAAATTCAAGGATGCTCATTTCATATATAATTATTTAATTGAGAATGGTGTGGTAGTAAGAAACAGATCAAATCAGCCATTGTGTGATAACTGTTTGCGCATTACCGTTGGAAACAAAGACGAAATAACAGCATTAATTAATGTATTTGACAGATATGAAAAAAGTATTATTTATAGATAG
- the hisB gene encoding bifunctional histidinol-phosphatase/imidazoleglycerol-phosphate dehydratase HisB, whose protein sequence is MKKVLFIDRDGTLIYEPPVNFQVDALEKLSYIPYVFNYLSRIVNEFDYELVMVTNQDGLGTSSFPEDTFWPVQNKMMEAFENEGIIFTEVYIDRTYEDDPGPGRKPSTGMLGRYLSGDYDLANSYVIGDRKTDMRLAENLGSKGILIGDRKEEYYKDDVQVLVADDWKDIYQFLLQESRKSSWTRSTSETNITVELNLNGTGKSDIKTGLNFFDHMLEQIARHGLVDLQIFAKGDLEIDEHHTIEDTAITLGTVFKATLGKKMGIERYGFCLPMDDCLAQVAIDFGGRSWIEWDVIFNREMIGDVPTEMFYHFFKSFCDAAQCNLNVKAEGENEHHKIEAVFKAFAKAIKMAVKQDKEKMILPSSKGLL, encoded by the coding sequence ATGAAAAAAGTATTATTTATAGATAGAGATGGCACATTGATTTATGAGCCACCCGTTAATTTTCAGGTAGATGCACTTGAAAAACTCTCTTACATCCCTTATGTATTTAACTATTTATCAAGGATTGTAAATGAATTTGATTATGAATTGGTCATGGTTACCAATCAGGATGGTTTAGGTACTTCATCTTTTCCGGAAGATACATTTTGGCCGGTTCAAAATAAAATGATGGAGGCCTTTGAAAATGAAGGAATCATTTTTACGGAGGTGTATATCGACAGAACCTATGAAGATGATCCGGGACCCGGACGTAAACCAAGCACTGGCATGCTAGGGCGTTACTTGAGCGGAGATTATGATTTGGCCAATTCATACGTGATTGGTGATAGAAAAACAGATATGAGACTGGCTGAAAACTTAGGATCAAAGGGGATCTTAATAGGAGATAGAAAAGAAGAGTATTACAAGGATGATGTGCAGGTTTTAGTGGCAGATGATTGGAAAGATATTTATCAGTTTTTATTACAAGAATCTCGCAAAAGTAGTTGGACTAGAAGTACTTCTGAAACCAATATTACTGTTGAACTAAACTTAAATGGTACAGGAAAATCTGACATTAAAACCGGTTTAAACTTTTTTGATCACATGTTAGAGCAAATTGCTCGTCACGGATTAGTTGATCTTCAAATATTTGCCAAGGGTGATTTGGAAATTGACGAACACCATACAATAGAGGATACTGCAATTACTTTGGGAACCGTTTTTAAGGCTACCTTGGGTAAAAAAATGGGAATAGAAAGATATGGCTTTTGTCTCCCTATGGATGATTGTTTAGCTCAGGTAGCTATTGATTTTGGAGGTCGTTCTTGGATTGAATGGGATGTGATTTTTAATCGTGAAATGATTGGAGATGTGCCAACTGAGATGTTTTATCACTTCTTTAAATCCTTTTGTGATGCGGCGCAGTGTAATCTCAATGTGAAAGCTGAAGGGGAGAATGAGCATCACAAAATTGAAGCAGTCTTTAAAGCCTTTGCAAAAGCCATAAAGATGGCAGTTAAACAAGATAAAGAGAAGATGATTCTTCCATCATCAAAGGGATTGTTATGA
- the hisH gene encoding imidazole glycerol phosphate synthase subunit HisH, whose amino-acid sequence MKLVIIDYGAGNVKSVQFAFERLGVDVELTDDFEMIRKADGVVFPGVGHAQFAMNALQEKGLDALIPSLKQPVLGICLGMQLLCQNTAEGDVKGLGVFDVSVEKFKDNLKVPKIGWNKLNATENELFKDLSKEAFFYFVHSYYVPTNPFEIAAATYGNSYSASICKDNFYACQFHPEKSGVEGEQVLKNFIELCELYQP is encoded by the coding sequence ATGAAGTTGGTGATTATTGATTACGGAGCCGGTAATGTAAAATCGGTGCAATTTGCCTTTGAAAGGCTGGGGGTTGATGTTGAGTTAACGGATGATTTTGAGATGATCAGAAAAGCTGATGGAGTTGTGTTTCCAGGTGTTGGGCACGCTCAATTTGCCATGAATGCTTTGCAGGAAAAGGGATTGGATGCTTTGATTCCAAGTCTAAAACAACCAGTGTTGGGCATATGTCTTGGAATGCAATTATTGTGTCAAAACACGGCTGAAGGTGACGTGAAAGGTTTAGGCGTGTTTGACGTATCGGTTGAAAAATTTAAGGATAATTTGAAGGTTCCCAAAATTGGATGGAATAAGTTGAATGCTACCGAAAATGAATTGTTTAAGGATTTAAGCAAGGAAGCGTTCTTCTATTTTGTGCACAGCTATTATGTTCCAACTAACCCTTTTGAAATAGCGGCAGCCACTTATGGGAATTCTTATTCAGCCTCTATTTGCAAAGATAATTTTTACGCTTGCCAGTTTCACCCTGAAAAAAGTGGAGTTGAAGGTGAGCAAGTACTTAAAAACTTTATAGAATTATGCGAATTATACCAGCCATAG
- the hisA gene encoding 1-(5-phosphoribosyl)-5-[(5-phosphoribosylamino)methylideneamino]imidazole-4-carboxamide isomerase, with translation MRIIPAIDIIEGQCVRLTQGDYNKKKIYSSSPLDVAKSFEDVGMKYLHLVDLDGAKSKKIVNDKVLEAICSNTNLIVDFGGGIRSINDLEIAFESGAKQVTVGSLSFYEPEVVYEWIAEFGADKIIIGADVKDKMIAVNGWQSVADRKIDEFIEAYSAHNAKYFVATDVAVDGTLTGPSVDLYRILLDKFPEINLVASGGVSCLKDIEVLKSIGIEGVIVGKAIYENKITLKELSVYVD, from the coding sequence ATGCGAATTATACCAGCCATAGATATAATAGAAGGTCAATGTGTTAGATTGACACAAGGAGATTATAACAAAAAGAAGATTTACAGCTCAAGTCCACTTGATGTCGCTAAGTCATTTGAAGATGTTGGGATGAAATACTTACACCTGGTAGATTTAGACGGGGCAAAATCAAAGAAAATAGTAAATGATAAGGTCTTGGAAGCTATTTGCAGCAACACCAATTTAATTGTTGATTTTGGTGGGGGAATTAGATCTATAAATGACCTTGAAATAGCTTTTGAATCTGGAGCAAAACAAGTAACTGTAGGTTCTTTGTCATTTTATGAGCCTGAGGTGGTTTATGAATGGATAGCAGAATTTGGGGCTGATAAAATAATTATTGGTGCAGATGTTAAAGACAAAATGATTGCTGTGAATGGTTGGCAAAGTGTAGCTGATCGTAAAATAGATGAATTTATTGAAGCTTATTCTGCTCACAATGCTAAATACTTTGTGGCTACAGACGTAGCTGTAGATGGTACTCTAACTGGTCCTTCTGTTGATCTGTACAGGATTTTACTTGATAAGTTTCCTGAAATTAATCTTGTAGCATCAGGTGGAGTTTCGTGCTTAAAGGATATAGAAGTGCTGAAATCTATAGGAATTGAAGGGGTAATAGTGGGGAAAGCCATTTATGAGAATAAAATCACATTAAAAGAATTGTCTGTATATGTTGACTAA
- the hisF gene encoding imidazole glycerol phosphate synthase subunit HisF — MLTKRIIPCLDIKDGRTVKGVNFINLIDAGDPVELAAKYAQLGADELVFLDISATLEKRKTLVSLVEKIAQRINIPFTVGGGVTSVEDASSILMAGADKIAINSAAVKRPELINELADTFGNQCIVVATDAKNTPDGYKVFIGGGKVETDKELLSWTKEVVSRGAGEILYTSMDCDGTKNGFAIEPLNKLCQAVNVPVIASGGAGEIDHFIDVFKSANVDAALAASVFHFGEIEIPALKESLKKQEIPIRL; from the coding sequence ATGTTGACTAAGAGAATAATACCTTGCTTAGATATTAAAGATGGAAGAACTGTGAAAGGTGTCAATTTCATTAATTTGATAGATGCCGGAGATCCTGTAGAATTGGCTGCAAAGTATGCTCAATTAGGGGCTGATGAATTAGTGTTTCTGGATATTTCTGCCACTCTTGAAAAAAGGAAAACTTTGGTGTCTTTGGTAGAGAAAATCGCTCAACGCATTAATATTCCTTTTACCGTTGGTGGTGGAGTAACATCAGTTGAAGATGCATCTTCCATCTTAATGGCTGGGGCTGATAAAATAGCCATTAATTCGGCAGCTGTTAAACGTCCCGAATTGATTAATGAATTAGCTGATACATTCGGTAATCAATGCATTGTTGTTGCTACTGATGCTAAGAATACTCCTGATGGATATAAAGTTTTTATAGGAGGAGGAAAAGTGGAAACAGATAAAGAGCTTTTATCGTGGACAAAAGAGGTGGTGAGTAGAGGTGCCGGTGAAATCCTCTATACCTCAATGGATTGTGATGGAACTAAAAATGGCTTTGCTATTGAACCCTTAAATAAGCTTTGTCAAGCTGTTAATGTGCCTGTTATTGCTTCAGGAGGAGCCGGGGAAATAGATCATTTTATTGATGTTTTTAAATCGGCAAATGTAGATGCAGCTTTGGCGGCTTCTGTTTTTCACTTTGGTGAAATAGAAATTCCGGCATTAAAAGAATCATTAAAAAAACAAGAAATTCCAATCAGATTATGA
- the hisIE gene encoding bifunctional phosphoribosyl-AMP cyclohydrolase/phosphoribosyl-ATP diphosphatase HisIE — protein MNLKFDNNQLIPAIIQDAKNKSVLMLGYMNQEAFELTKTTNRVTFYSRSKERIWVKGESSGNYLELVDIKLDCDNDALLITVNPQGPTCHKGTASCWGDVDLDTIQYLEKTIQNRQESLADNSYVSSLFKKGINKIAQKVGEEAVEVVIESKDDNDELFLNESADLFFHFLILLRAKNFNFSDVLNVLESRKN, from the coding sequence ATGAATTTGAAATTTGATAACAACCAACTTATTCCTGCAATTATTCAGGACGCTAAAAACAAGAGCGTCTTAATGTTGGGGTATATGAATCAAGAGGCTTTTGAGTTGACTAAAACAACAAATCGAGTGACTTTTTACTCAAGGTCCAAAGAAAGAATATGGGTAAAAGGTGAAAGTTCAGGAAATTATCTTGAATTAGTTGATATTAAACTTGATTGTGATAATGATGCCTTGCTTATCACGGTAAATCCTCAGGGTCCAACTTGTCACAAAGGTACAGCTAGTTGCTGGGGAGACGTAGATTTGGATACCATCCAATATTTAGAAAAAACCATTCAAAATAGACAAGAGAGTTTAGCGGATAATTCATACGTTTCTTCCTTGTTTAAAAAGGGGATCAATAAAATTGCGCAGAAAGTGGGAGAAGAAGCTGTTGAAGTGGTGATAGAATCAAAGGATGACAATGACGAATTGTTCTTAAATGAATCTGCTGACTTGTTTTTTCACTTCTTGATATTGTTGAGAGCGAAGAATTTTAATTTTTCAGACGTTCTAAATGTCTTGGAAAGCAGGAAGAATTAA
- a CDS encoding NADPH-dependent FMN reductase — protein sequence MKKILLFAGSNSSTSINRTLIEYTLGLIEGFELNHIDLRDFDIPMFSQDLEKSEGLPQGILELLKLIDEADGIIISTPEHNAMMPAFFKNVIDWLSRITLHLERTEKYLNDKKLFIMSTSAGRGGAAKSLALLKMLVDRGDGEVVAEFSLPSYNHTSNDGVITDAELKEQHQEQLRHFLEVIS from the coding sequence ATGAAGAAAATACTGTTGTTTGCCGGAAGTAATAGTTCAACATCTATAAATAGAACGTTGATAGAGTATACTTTAGGTTTAATTGAAGGATTTGAGTTAAATCATATTGATTTAAGAGATTTTGATATTCCTATGTTCAGTCAGGACCTGGAAAAGTCAGAGGGTTTGCCTCAAGGTATTTTAGAATTACTAAAGTTGATTGATGAGGCAGATGGAATCATAATCAGTACTCCTGAACATAATGCAATGATGCCTGCATTTTTTAAGAATGTTATAGATTGGTTGAGCAGGATAACACTGCATTTAGAGAGGACAGAAAAATATTTGAATGATAAAAAGTTATTTATCATGTCAACATCAGCAGGTCGTGGTGGTGCAGCAAAATCATTAGCATTACTAAAAATGTTGGTGGATAGAGGAGATGGTGAGGTGGTTGCAGAATTTTCATTGCCCTCATATAATCATACATCTAATGATGGTGTAATAACAGATGCGGAATTGAAAGAACAGCATCAAGAACAATTAAGACATTTTTTGGAGGTAATATCATGA
- a CDS encoding pirin family protein, with product MKTYHIKSIERGSADYGWLKANYMFSFANYYNPNQMGFGSLRVLNDDVIQGKTGFSEHPHQNMEIITVPIAGALRHRDSMGNEGVIKSGEVQVMSAGTGVYHSEFNDIADVTNISQIWVIPNKNNVEPRYDQISFSFDANSWQQIVSPNPDDEGSWIHANAWFHHGVFDKGELTAYQFNDKENGVFIFLIEGEIEVNGEKIEKRDGFGVHDTEGFDIKIMEDSRILLMEVPL from the coding sequence ATGAAAACATATCACATTAAATCTATTGAAAGAGGAAGCGCAGACTATGGATGGTTAAAAGCTAACTATATGTTTAGTTTTGCGAATTACTATAATCCAAATCAAATGGGATTTGGGTCGTTGAGAGTGTTGAATGATGATGTAATCCAAGGTAAGACAGGTTTTTCGGAACATCCGCATCAAAACATGGAAATCATTACTGTTCCTATTGCCGGAGCTTTGAGACACAGAGATAGTATGGGAAATGAAGGGGTGATTAAAAGTGGGGAGGTACAGGTGATGTCTGCAGGAACCGGTGTTTATCATTCTGAATTTAATGATATTGCTGATGTAACTAACATATCTCAAATTTGGGTAATCCCAAATAAAAATAATGTGGAGCCCAGGTATGATCAAATTTCGTTTTCTTTTGATGCTAACAGCTGGCAACAAATTGTGAGTCCAAATCCTGATGATGAAGGTTCATGGATTCACGCTAATGCCTGGTTTCATCATGGAGTATTTGATAAAGGAGAACTTACGGCTTATCAGTTCAATGATAAGGAGAATGGTGTTTTCATCTTTCTGATTGAAGGTGAAATTGAAGTGAATGGTGAAAAGATTGAAAAGAGAGATGGGTTTGGAGTGCATGATACTGAGGGTTTTGACATTAAGATAATGGAGGATAGCAGAATTCTACTCATGGAAGTGCCTCTTTAA
- a CDS encoding caspase family protein: MQRLLLSFVVLLSFYQSTAQTKYPLETILQKGHAKYVTCADFHPSGKYAVTGGFDNAIILWNVQTGKEIRVYNRHSAPIWSVEFSPNGEEILSASQDHSVKLYNVINGHLIRSWEFPNQDIRQAYFSPDGKKMVTYSRDEMKIYDVKTGDLVGEYKKNYSAFYMHNVINNQGDKVLNTSGYKGAEIYNLNTGDTILHIPFDKVFEMSFSPDGSKVLLSSSKLFAKIFDANTGKVIADLTDPDSEERCDGCNTKHAWSNNSDFVVTMSNKVDAILWDANSGKKLRSFNDNRDRPSNMVFSPNDDYVVINVDETIFAYHVKSGKKTMEVKSEKVDYYEINFSVDGKSIILPGENNTAAIWDVTTGKKVSTLGGYLNKDRDDGLRYSYDNWTEEGILEYISMKRGFALSPNGEHLVIGGVDSTALMINVKTGKVEKEFKGHSKVVIAYDFSPDGKTVATGSGDRTIKLWDVESGKLKETLKGHRNLVFDLSFNSDGSKIASASWDGTMAIWNLDNGEYRMKDMGGNSPYCIGFSPNDLYVVTGDLKNRFEFWEQDAMESFRNLVGNTDVVGSYDFSPDGTQLVTASWDGKVKVWHTLSGMLQARNSNHHAPAYSVAWDPKGRFIASGGADNNVIIWNPETNEVLATLYGHNNPVTDLAFTADGKKLISCSNEGMIKVWDLATYTEDYSRIQISRDQWLSTTANGYFDGSSKALGLVNYVSGLEVVPVSSLFDKYFSPGLIKRLSEGETFNDTGERIGELIESSPLIAFHLTESKQRAIPVANDSVYKWKKDKLPLGIEINSQDVALSEIRIYNNGKLVISESLDKEIVFRGGDKDIRTYEIPLSDGRNEISGIVINKNRTESAPKQVVVDFDGVAAQTELYILTIGINDYKNPKYNLDFAVNDASAFSKAIVKGGDTLFNAIHDYSITNDKATKSEITRVMQEIKEKIGPEDVFVFYYAGHGVMGYAEKPEDADFYIVTHDVTNLYGDVEMLNNKALSAKELMQLSMEVSAEKQLFILDACHSGGALNSLATRGDGREKALAQLARSTGTFFLTAAQDAQYANEVGNLKHGLFTYAILEVLEGDKGDNGDSKITVNELKSYVEDRVPELSEEFRGSPQYPTSYSFGQDFPIVLIK, encoded by the coding sequence ATGCAAAGGTTGCTATTGTCTTTTGTTGTATTGTTGTCATTTTATCAAAGTACAGCTCAAACCAAATATCCATTAGAAACAATTCTCCAAAAAGGGCATGCAAAGTATGTTACTTGTGCAGATTTTCATCCTTCAGGAAAATATGCTGTTACAGGAGGTTTTGATAATGCCATCATTTTGTGGAATGTTCAAACTGGTAAAGAAATCAGAGTCTATAACAGGCATTCAGCTCCTATTTGGTCTGTTGAATTTAGTCCAAATGGAGAAGAGATTTTATCAGCCAGTCAAGATCACTCAGTAAAGCTTTACAATGTAATCAATGGTCATTTGATTAGAAGTTGGGAGTTTCCAAATCAAGACATCAGACAGGCTTATTTTAGTCCTGATGGTAAAAAGATGGTTACTTACTCTCGTGATGAAATGAAAATCTATGATGTTAAAACAGGGGATTTAGTAGGGGAATACAAAAAGAATTACAGTGCTTTTTACATGCATAATGTTATCAATAATCAAGGAGATAAGGTGTTAAACACAAGTGGTTATAAAGGAGCTGAAATTTATAACCTAAATACAGGAGACACCATTTTACACATTCCTTTTGATAAGGTTTTTGAAATGTCTTTCAGTCCTGATGGTTCCAAGGTGTTATTGTCGTCTTCTAAGTTGTTTGCTAAGATTTTTGATGCTAATACCGGAAAAGTAATAGCGGATTTAACTGATCCTGATTCAGAAGAGCGTTGTGATGGTTGTAACACTAAGCACGCCTGGAGTAACAATAGTGATTTTGTTGTTACTATGTCAAATAAGGTAGATGCAATTCTCTGGGATGCCAATTCGGGTAAAAAGCTTAGATCTTTTAATGATAATAGAGATCGTCCTTCCAATATGGTTTTTTCACCAAATGATGACTATGTAGTAATTAATGTGGATGAAACAATCTTTGCTTACCATGTAAAATCAGGTAAAAAAACCATGGAGGTAAAGTCTGAAAAGGTTGACTATTATGAAATTAACTTCAGTGTTGATGGTAAATCTATCATTCTTCCGGGTGAAAATAATACAGCTGCCATTTGGGATGTTACTACAGGTAAAAAAGTCTCAACTTTAGGTGGGTACCTGAATAAGGATCGAGATGATGGTTTGCGTTATAGTTATGACAATTGGACAGAAGAAGGAATCCTGGAATACATTAGTATGAAAAGAGGTTTTGCTTTGAGTCCTAATGGTGAGCACCTTGTAATTGGTGGTGTAGATTCAACAGCATTAATGATTAATGTAAAGACAGGTAAAGTAGAAAAAGAGTTTAAGGGGCACAGTAAGGTGGTGATTGCATATGATTTTTCACCTGATGGCAAAACAGTAGCAACTGGCTCAGGGGACAGAACTATCAAGCTTTGGGATGTTGAAAGTGGTAAGCTAAAAGAAACCTTAAAAGGACATAGAAACTTGGTTTTTGATCTTTCATTTAATAGTGATGGTAGCAAAATAGCTTCGGCAAGTTGGGATGGAACAATGGCTATTTGGAATTTGGATAATGGAGAATACAGGATGAAAGATATGGGAGGAAACTCTCCTTATTGCATTGGTTTCTCTCCTAATGATTTGTATGTAGTTACCGGGGATCTTAAAAATAGATTCGAATTTTGGGAGCAAGATGCTATGGAAAGCTTCAGGAATTTAGTGGGGAATACAGATGTTGTCGGTAGTTATGATTTCAGTCCGGATGGTACACAATTAGTGACTGCATCTTGGGATGGAAAGGTGAAAGTGTGGCATACTTTGAGTGGGATGCTTCAGGCTAGAAATTCAAATCACCATGCGCCTGCATACAGTGTGGCTTGGGATCCCAAGGGCAGATTCATTGCTTCAGGTGGAGCTGATAATAATGTAATTATCTGGAATCCTGAAACAAATGAAGTGTTAGCGACTTTATATGGACATAATAATCCTGTTACTGACCTTGCTTTTACGGCGGATGGAAAAAAGTTGATTTCATGTAGCAATGAAGGTATGATTAAGGTGTGGGATTTAGCCACCTACACGGAGGATTACTCAAGAATTCAAATTTCAAGAGATCAATGGTTGTCTACAACAGCTAATGGTTATTTTGATGGTTCATCTAAAGCTTTAGGTTTAGTTAATTATGTATCTGGATTAGAAGTTGTTCCGGTAAGCTCATTATTTGATAAATATTTCTCTCCTGGCTTGATTAAAAGATTAAGTGAAGGAGAAACTTTTAATGATACAGGTGAACGAATTGGAGAGCTTATAGAAAGTAGCCCATTGATTGCATTCCATTTAACTGAATCTAAGCAAAGAGCGATTCCTGTTGCCAATGATTCAGTTTATAAATGGAAGAAAGATAAATTGCCATTAGGAATTGAAATCAATAGTCAGGATGTGGCTCTTTCAGAAATCAGAATCTATAATAACGGAAAGCTTGTGATTTCAGAGTCTTTGGATAAGGAAATTGTTTTTAGAGGAGGGGATAAAGATATTAGAACCTATGAAATTCCTTTATCTGATGGAAGAAATGAGATATCAGGGATTGTAATCAATAAAAACCGAACTGAATCAGCTCCTAAGCAAGTGGTTGTTGATTTTGATGGGGTGGCGGCACAAACTGAATTGTACATCCTTACTATCGGTATTAATGATTACAAAAACCCTAAGTACAACCTGGATTTTGCTGTCAATGACGCAAGTGCTTTTTCAAAGGCAATTGTGAAAGGTGGAGATACCTTGTTTAATGCAATTCATGACTACAGCATAACAAATGACAAGGCTACAAAATCTGAGATCACTCGCGTGATGCAAGAGATTAAAGAAAAAATTGGACCTGAAGATGTATTTGTGTTTTATTATGCCGGTCACGGAGTAATGGGGTATGCAGAAAAGCCTGAAGACGCAGATTTTTATATCGTTACACATGATGTTACCAATCTCTATGGTGATGTAGAAATGCTCAATAATAAAGCTCTTTCTGCAAAAGAATTAATGCAGCTTTCAATGGAGGTGTCAGCTGAAAAACAATTGTTTATTTTGGATGCTTGTCATTCGGGAGGAGCCTTGAATTCCTTAGCTACTAGAGGTGATGGAAGAGAAAAGGCTTTGGCGCAATTGGCGCGTAGTACCGGAACATTTTTCTTAACAGCTGCTCAGGATGCGCAATATGCAAATGAAGTAGGGAACTTAAAGCACGGTTTGTTTACTTATGCAATTCTAGAGGTGTTAGAAGGGGATAAGGGAGATAATGGTGATTCAAAAATCACAGTAAACGAGTTAAAATCTTACGTTGAAGATAGAGTTCCGGAATTATCAGAAGAATTTAGAGGTTCTCCTCAATATCCAACTTCTTACAGTTTTGGTCAGGATTTCCCAATTGTATTGATTAAATAA